One genomic region from Actinocatenispora thailandica encodes:
- a CDS encoding MerR family transcriptional regulator yields the protein MLEVKSQPTIRPEPRATRAEPGPPARRKVAREPLPPEGVTIAEAARRTGVSVHTLRYYERAGLVISPVDRTSGGRRRYRHLDLKWVVICTKLRATGMPIRGIRRYAELVAAGPGNEAERLALLEAHRADVRARLAEIQENLKLIDHKIDVYRGSLAAGDADQLWAPTDTR from the coding sequence GTGCTCGAAGTCAAGTCGCAACCGACGATCCGGCCGGAGCCGCGCGCGACCCGCGCCGAGCCTGGCCCGCCGGCACGCCGCAAGGTGGCCCGGGAGCCGCTGCCGCCGGAGGGGGTGACCATCGCGGAAGCGGCCCGCCGCACCGGGGTGAGCGTGCACACGCTGCGCTACTACGAGCGTGCCGGCCTGGTCATCAGCCCGGTGGACCGCACCAGCGGTGGCCGCCGGCGCTACCGGCACCTCGACCTCAAGTGGGTGGTGATCTGCACCAAGCTGCGCGCGACCGGGATGCCGATCCGAGGCATCCGCCGGTACGCGGAGCTGGTCGCCGCCGGACCCGGCAACGAGGCCGAGCGCCTCGCCCTGCTGGAAGCGCACCGGGCCGACGTGCGCGCCCGGCTCGCCGAGATCCAGGAGAACCTGAAACTGATCGACCACAAGATCGACGTCTACCGGGGCAGCCTCGCCGCCGGCGACGCCGACCAGCTGTGGGCGCCCACCGACACCCGCTGA
- a CDS encoding class I SAM-dependent methyltransferase — translation MRARSSDGSAGDADYGTIGGGYARYRRPEPRITALIEQALDGARTVVNVGAGAGSYESPRCTVTPVEPSASMRAQRPAHLPAAVDGVAERLPFDDDTFDAAMTTFSVHQWPDLTAGLREMRRVARGPVVVLTCDPDRVRDFWLYEYAPAVLDTEARRYPAIADIVDTLGGRAEVRTVPIPADCVDGFNEAYYARPEMLLDPAARQSCSAWSFVEPEVAERYTDRLRTALDSGSWDDRYGQLRRQSQLNGSLVLIRAVP, via the coding sequence ATGAGGGCACGCAGCAGCGACGGCAGCGCCGGTGACGCCGACTACGGCACGATCGGCGGCGGGTACGCGCGGTACCGCCGTCCGGAGCCCCGGATCACCGCGCTGATCGAGCAGGCGCTGGACGGTGCCCGGACCGTGGTCAACGTGGGCGCCGGCGCCGGTTCGTACGAGTCGCCGCGCTGCACGGTCACCCCGGTCGAGCCGTCCGCGTCGATGCGCGCGCAACGCCCCGCGCACCTGCCCGCCGCGGTCGACGGCGTCGCCGAGCGGCTGCCGTTCGACGACGACACGTTCGACGCCGCGATGACCACCTTCAGCGTGCATCAGTGGCCCGACCTGACCGCCGGCCTGCGCGAGATGCGCCGGGTCGCCCGCGGACCGGTCGTCGTGCTGACCTGCGATCCCGACCGGGTCCGCGACTTCTGGCTGTACGAGTACGCGCCGGCCGTGCTGGACACCGAGGCGCGGCGCTACCCGGCCATCGCCGACATCGTCGACACGCTCGGCGGCCGGGCCGAGGTGCGGACCGTGCCGATCCCGGCGGACTGCGTCGACGGCTTCAACGAGGCGTACTACGCGCGGCCGGAGATGCTGCTCGACCCCGCCGCCCGGCAGTCCTGTTCCGCCTGGAGCTTCGTGGAACCCGAGGTCGCCGAACGGTACACCGACCGGCTGCGGACCGCGCTGGACTCCGGTTCCTGGGACGACCGGTACGGCCAGCTCCGTCGCCAGAGCCAGCTGAACGGCTCCCTGGTCCTGATCCGCGCCGTCCCCTGA
- a CDS encoding serine/threonine protein phosphatase: MTDSAEMELPARITRYGRVSEALAALDERELARLVRGARPLAHGIGGTSALLTIGDTPVFVKRIPLSDRERRPEHVLSTANLFGLPPYCQYGVGGPGFGVWREVTANTMTTDWVLARRTEAFPLLYHWRTLPGSPPLAEELADVDRTVAYLHGSAAVRERIEAAATASASVVLFLEYVPDGLDDWLRSRLAEGPAAIATAAAMVERRLRLDLGFLNSAGLLHFDAHFGNIRTDGTRLYLVDLGLASSPRFALSAAEADFVARHGSHDVGYALTQLLNWLVVHVCGVPVPPAGGPVQRNDYLRRCAAGGEIAGAPPAIAALIRRYAPVAVAVNDFYWELFGTSRTTPYPAGRIDPLVTGLPPLPAPRPAAAP; encoded by the coding sequence GTGACCGACTCCGCGGAGATGGAGCTGCCGGCACGGATCACGCGGTACGGCAGGGTGTCGGAGGCGCTGGCCGCGCTCGACGAGCGCGAGCTGGCGCGGCTCGTGCGCGGCGCCCGGCCGCTGGCGCACGGCATCGGCGGTACCTCGGCGCTGCTGACGATCGGCGACACCCCGGTGTTCGTCAAGCGGATCCCGCTCAGCGACCGGGAACGCCGGCCGGAGCACGTGCTGTCCACGGCGAACCTGTTCGGGCTGCCGCCGTACTGCCAGTACGGCGTGGGCGGCCCCGGGTTCGGCGTGTGGCGGGAGGTGACCGCCAACACGATGACGACCGACTGGGTGCTGGCTCGGCGCACCGAGGCGTTCCCGCTGCTCTACCACTGGCGCACGCTGCCCGGCAGCCCGCCACTCGCCGAGGAGCTGGCCGACGTCGACCGCACCGTCGCCTACCTGCACGGTTCCGCCGCGGTACGGGAGCGGATCGAGGCGGCGGCGACGGCGTCGGCGAGCGTCGTGCTGTTCCTGGAGTACGTCCCGGACGGCCTCGACGACTGGCTGCGGAGCCGGCTCGCCGAGGGGCCGGCGGCGATCGCGACGGCCGCGGCCATGGTGGAACGGCGGCTGCGGCTCGATCTCGGCTTCCTGAACTCCGCCGGGCTGCTGCACTTCGACGCGCACTTCGGCAACATCCGCACCGACGGAACCCGGCTCTACCTGGTCGATCTGGGGCTGGCCAGCTCGCCACGGTTCGCGCTGTCCGCGGCGGAGGCCGACTTCGTCGCCCGGCACGGCAGTCACGACGTGGGCTACGCGCTGACCCAGCTGCTCAACTGGCTGGTCGTGCACGTGTGCGGGGTGCCGGTGCCGCCGGCCGGTGGCCCGGTGCAGCGCAACGACTACCTGCGCCGGTGCGCCGCGGGCGGCGAGATCGCCGGCGCGCCGCCGGCGATCGCCGCGCTGATCCGACGGTACGCGCCGGTCGCGGTCGCGGTGAACGACTTCTACTGGGAGCTGTTCGGCACCAGCCGCACCACGCCGTACCCGGCCGGCCGGATCGACCCGTTGGTCACGGGCCTGCCGCCGCTCCCGGCGCCGCGCCCCGCCGCAGCACCGTGA